A window of Calliopsis andreniformis isolate RMS-2024a chromosome 3, iyCalAndr_principal, whole genome shotgun sequence contains these coding sequences:
- the Tinc gene encoding transmembrane protein tincar → MSMTGSLMGYENNNEVNQAKCKKPLKPLPIVSSISSSGVSTTSKPRKPRKSAKRNSCIPGHVNSLWSVWYGILAVAFQAYIGLRYTKRFGAYLSLPWPADAPPPRVELYGCLVLAGTGVVLLPVLLGAAFLKLGNLANDGIKLGRHLSACSRDPPSSLLTNNPDNSLANNLWRHGGPTAAFVHLCTAMCFLLPSLLMEARLIHAGFLPKETIWRTDLDWLVIHRDRLVVSSFFSPNVNLSILSGLITPQPFVTLSPDEEIDESMNDITTTTPELSGIVDDIVESHAQETNNRFLNPFRPANTDLPPPIRSSSTSSASIASTSKTAASVAQEVLTPSPKITTKATASTPSTVTVAVTTTTRTTVAETTTSVLTSTLLPTTTSTRIFKGSTARYGSTVRRPTAKTIVRNNTSRSRSKTRNLGRTSTTVRPGRTFGGGNMTGQSMSLTMNSLSDLDHPEKLNLEFDTAESYGPITLEYLNYAIALGVYSVRYPAVFWSCNKALGTIFSLQLVMNSAQSLLAYVGMSVLYKVQVVGPLKVLPVLRQQYRGVSSSSTISTIFGDSYFLLNPHVTLVLFALSSLLVLCSSMVMYFYAYGRFTAFLNQERERRVILSKENREGNGWVYFIHCTALVVFLAIAICSAPLLYDYSVVYRGSLDGAILACIVATVLHLLLWLLLWIFLTIKQRWVFKLRVTIGRATVRSARSVKLVTDVDLLSARDDEDGTSAPLLVVGNGRTYTIADASPKKAIMSVIQKAAIERKARSQGNADSVDGESTAEDEQIYWLRPKLRPSPTQSPNEANVPATTEKGWLNKKLKPKVTFNDLPSTSGSRNKGKARRGADGGGPEDDGDYATLRELPLITSLDPADDSTSEENKWGRWLIPRRDGIPRFGDLLECVNDDQVTYYASANRDLQPSEGDPSPLLTPDPLPDPISEPLPLPPPTPTSAPTTEVITAPLTTNTQTNGGQTPRCLRRADSGMPHEELTPRSDSSNSPPLDTVGGSSGAGSVTGHSNTSSHSETSSSGVHSNASNASNASNSSCQRRATSVDDLAGEQRGGEEPREQWRSCSLQRGMQPPTATSGPFSPPTSRPGTSQSFSSPQYVNHVPLFANVNANQSINSTTNVTESTGPGCPAVILENPNEATVVIRSKLSRTKITDPLNHNEEPFGRSTNMRMTSFTESNDIRVHALSATLPHYPTQPVVTYPHCSTMPLPHASHSVAGSHMSGSTGSCGSVPRHTFVTHPPQVHATVPAHTTLPTHNGVRLLQSGPPNNPFVKRFPPVQLHTQPWALPGHHTFPQAPQTNGKLSVTAQIRQSDRDSANFSMASSGDSDTCLPH, encoded by the exons ATGTCCATGACTGGGAGCTTGATGGGTTACGAAAACAACAACGAGGTGAACCAAGCGAAATGTAAGAAACCATTGAAGCCACTCCCGATCGTGTCCAGCATCAGCTCGAGCGGCGTGTCGACGACCAGTAAGCCAAGGAAGCCGCGGAAATCGGCGAAACGCAACTCGTGCATACCGGGCCACGTGAATAGTCTGTGGTCTGTCTGGTACGGCATCTTGGCGGTCGCCTTTCAGGCTTACATCGGCTTGAGATACACGAAACGGTTTGGCG CGTACTTGTCGTTGCCTTGGCCCGCGGATGCTCCACCGCCGAGGGTCGAACTGTATGGCTGCTTAGTGCTGGCTGGGACCGGGGTGGTTCTACTTCCGGTCCTCCTTGGCGCAGCTTTCCTTAAGCTAGGAAACCTAGCCAACGATGGAATAAAGCTCGGCCGTCATCTGAGCGCGTGCTCGCGCGATCCACCTTCGTCGCTGCTCACCAACAATCCTGACAATA GCCTGGCGAACAATTTATGGCGACACGGAGGTCCCACGGCGGCATTTGTACACCTCTGTACAGCCATGTGCTTCCTGCTGCCGTCGCTGCTCATGGAGGCTCGACTGATACACGCTGGATTTTTGCCAAAAG AAACGATATGGCGCACGGATCTGGATTGGCTAGTGATTCACCGAGATCGATTGGTTGTGTCTAGTTTCTTCAGTCCGAATGTGAACCTTAGTATCCTCTCTGGTCTAATAACTCCTCAGCCTTTTGTCACTTTATCCCCCGACGAGGAGATCGACGAATCGATGAACGATATCACGACTACAACCCCAGAGCTGTCGGGTATTGTCGACGATATTGTCGAGTCTCACGCTCAGGAGACCAACAACAGGTTTCTCAACCCTTTTCGACCCGCGAATACTGATCTACCTCCTCCAATACGCAGTTCGAGCACTAGTTCTGCTTCCATCGCGTCTACTAGTAAAACTGCTGCTTCCGTGGCACAAGAGGTCCTTACACCATCGCCAAAAATTACGACGAAAGCTACAGCATCTACGCCTAGCACAGTGACAGTGGCTGTGACAACGACGACAAGAACAACAGTAGCAGAAACGACAACGTCAGTGTTGACGTCGACGTTGCTGCCTACCACCACGTCGACAAGAATCTTTAAGGGTTCCACAGCTAGATATGGCAGCACTGTTAGGCGCCCAACCGCTAAGACGATTGTTAGAAATAATACCTCGAGAAGCAGGTCGAAAACGAGGAATTTAGGAAGAACTTCGACGACTGTCAGACCAGGGAGGACCTTTGGTGGAGGGAATATGACAGGACAGAGTATGTCTCTGACGATGAACAGCTTGTCTGACTTGGACCATCCGGAAAAATTGAATCTCGAATTTGATACGG CCGAATCCTATGGACCTATTACTTTGGAATACTTGAATTACGCGATCGCTCTGGGAGTGTACTCCGTGAGGTACCCTGCGGTCTTCTGGTCGTGCAACAAGGCTCTAGGCACGATCTTTAGTCTACAACTGGTTATGAATTCTGCTCAGAGTTTGCTGGCCTACGTTGGAATGTCCGTTCTCTATAAG GTACAAGTAGTGGGACCCTTAAAAGTGTTGCCTGTTCTACGACAACAGTATCGAGGTGTATCCAGCAGCAGCACCATATCGACCATTTTTGGGGACTCCTATTTCTTACTGAACCCACACGTGACTCTTGTTTTATTCGCTCTTTCATCTCTTCTAGTGCTTTGCTCCAGTATGGTGATGTACTTCTACGCTTACGGCAG ATTCACGGCGTTCCTGAACCAGGAACGCGAGCGTCGAGTGATCTTGTCGAAGGAGAATCGTGAGGGAAATGGCTGGGTATACTTCATTCACTGCACCGCCTTGGTTGTCTTCTTGGCGATCGCAATCTGCAGCGCGCCTCTGCTTTACGACTATAGCGTCGTTTATCGTGGCAGCCTGGATGGCGCTATCCTTGCTTGCATCGTCGCCACGGTCCTCCACCTTCTGCTCTGGTTGCTTCTATGGATCTTCCTGACGATAAAGCAGCGCTGGGTATTCAAGCTGAGGGTCACGATCGGTCGCGCGACCGTGAGGTCAGCGAGGTCGGTGAAACTCGTGACCGACGTTGATCTGTTGTCGGCCAGGGACGACGAAGATGGCACTAGCGCTCCGTTGCTGGTTGTCGGTAACGGTAGAACCTATACCATTGCCGACGCCTCGCCGAAGAAGGCTATCATGAGCGTGATACAGAAGGCGGCTATTGAAAGGAAGGCGCGCTCTCAAG GGAACGCAGATTCCGTCGACGGTGAATCGACAGCCGAGGACGAGCAGATCTACTGGTTAAGGCCGAAGCTGCGTCCATCCCCAACTCAATCGCCGAATGAAGCCAACGTGCCAGCGACAACCGAAAAGGGCTGGCTGAACAAGAAGCTGAAGCCCAAGGTCACCTTTAACGACCTGCCTAGTACGTCAGGCTCGCG TAATAAGGGAAAAGCCAGACGAGGCGCCGACGGCGGAGGCCCTGAGGATGACGGAGATTACGCCACGCTACGGGAATTACCGCTAATAACATCCCTAGATCCCGCTGACGACTCGACGTCCGAAGAAAATAAG TGGGGAAGATGGCTGATACCCCGTAGGGACGGTATACCTAGATTTGGAGAC CTGCTCGAGTGCGTGAACGACGACCAAGTGACGTACTACGCGAGTGCGAATCGCGATCTTCAACCTTCGGAGGGTGATCCCTCGCCCCTCCTCACCCCAGACCCTCTGCCTGATCCTATCTCGGAGCCGCTTCCACTGCCACCTCCGACTCCAACTTCTGCACCGACTACCGAAGTTATTACGGCGCCACTAACCACTAACACCCAG ACGAACGGAGGGCAAACGCCGCGTTGCTTACGCCGAGCAGATTCAGGGATGCCTCACGAGGAGTTGACGCCTCGGTCGGACTCCTCCAACTCTCCACCATTGGACACAGTCGGTGGTAGCAGCGGAGCAGGCTCAGTGACTGGCCACAGCAACACGAGCAGCCACAGCGAGACGTCTTCAAGCGGCGTGCACAGCAACGCGAGCAACGCTAGCAACGCGAGCAACAGCAGCTGTCAGCGGCGAGCGACCAGCGTGGACGACCTGGCAGGCGAGCAGCGAGGCGGCGAGGAGCCGCGCGAGCAGTGGCGCAGCTGCTCCCTTCAGCGAGGCATGCAACCGCCCACAGCGACCAGCGGCCCCTTCTCCCCGCCGACGAGTCGCCCTGGTACTAGTCAGTCCTTCTCCTCGCCGCAGTACGTGAACCACGTGCCCCTGTTCGCGAACGTGAACGCGAACCAGAGCATCAATTCCACCACGAACGTGACCGAGTCCACTGGCCCAGGCTGTCCAGCCGTCATCCTGGAGAACCCAAACGAGGCGACTGTCGTGATACGAAGCAAGCTTTCAAGGACGAAGATCACGGACCCCCTGAACCACAACGAGGAGCCGTTCGGTCGCTCTACTAACATGAGGATGACGTCCTTCACGGAGAGCAACGATATCCGCGTGCACGCCTTGTCTGCCACCCTTCCCCACTATCCCACTCAGCCAGTGGTCACTTATCCCCATTGCTCTACCATGCCCCTGCCCCACGCCTCTCATAGTGTGGCTGGCTCCCACATGAGTGGGTCCACTGGGAGCTGTGGATCCGTGCCCAGGCACACGTTCGTCACCCATCCGCCCCAGGTGCACGCGACGGTCCCTGCGCACACGACCCTGCCCACCCACAACGGTGTCAGACTTCTGCAATCTGGACCACCGAACAACCCGTTCGTCAAGAGGTTTCCGCCTGTGCAGCTGCACACACAGCCCTGGGCCCTGCCTGGCCACCACACCTTCCCCCAAGCGCCGCAGACAAATGGCAAGCTGTCGGTTACCGCTCAAATCAGACAGAGTGACCGCGACTCGGCTAACTTCTCCATGGCCAGCAGCGGCGACTCCGACACGTGCTTGCCCCATTAG